AGatgatgcagcagcaggagcatccgccgcagcaacagcagatgcGCCAGCAGCCATCCTACTCCTCCCTTCAGGAAAAACAATCTCGACAGAGCACTTCTATGGTATGTTTCAAATGGATGTTTATCATATTTAACACACTTATCAAATATATGTGCTGTATACTATATTTTAGCGCGTCTATCGAGCCATCTACGACTATGAGGCGCAGGACGTCGACGAGGTCAGCTTCCGCGAAGGCGACGTCATCTTCGAGGTGGAGTCGATCGATTCAGGCTGGATGACCGGACGTGTGGAGCGTACCGGCAAGACCGGCATGCTGCCCGCCAACTATGTGGAGCAGGCGGTTATATAATAGGGAATGTTTtactactgctgctgccgccagCAGTTTGTGGTGATCCTCATCTGCCTGCTCTACATCCTGCTCGTGCTCGCCTTCTTCGTCAACGTTTTCATTGCGGATCGCAACATGCACGCGAATCTAATGATGAGGAACGGACGGCACGGGGTTCAcggcggaggtggaggagTCCCTCCGCCAGCAGGCATGCATCCGGGTCACCACAATCCGTACGACATGCATGGCTACAACCACTACAGCAACTACCATCCGCAAGTGGAttccaagcagcagcaggagttggccaagaagacgccgcagcagcaggccgAGCAGGACATTTACTACTATTTCAATCACGTATTCAGGCGGCGCCGGCGATGATGGGAGTCCCACACCCCAACCAACACCCAAAATTTAAATCTTTAGTGCATTAACTTATACTGCATCCActacatacatagatatataaatactatatatagCAAAGCAGCGGATTATGTAAAAAGAGAAGGgaaattgattaattaattttaaatttattagtaATCCAACCAAGAACCAACAATCCGATATCCATCTTATTAAATAAACGAAGCCACAGCAGAGTTATGAGAAATCAGCAACAGCGTCGAATGTGTTTCACCTATGAATCGACTAATATATGAAAGCGGAACATATATCTGCACCGATTCCAATAAGAAATTGAGCGACCAAGCTAACCCAGCCAAGTTTGCATTTATCTACAGCCcttaataaatcaaatttatataGATATTTATTGAAGAGTATACAAAACGTTAATCAGCTAATCGTACACTATAGCTTACTAATCATATACAAATACGGATATCTATAAACAATTCGATTAGCTAAAGTGCTTCAGCATAACATGTTGTGGATAGCAAAATCCCAAGGCAAAGGTtttctaatttaattagaaGTTCTCAAAGTAATACTTACGGGGCAAAAGCTAACACAAATTTCCCCCAAGTTTTCTTAGGCTTTTTGAAAGCTTTTCGCATTAGCAATCCACTCAGATTCTGATCGGTCTGAATGGGGTCTTTATCCCTACCATTTTGTCAATTTATCTGTGTAAACGAGTAGGACATGGAAGatattgttcttgtttttgggGGAGATtcatgtttttaatatatatatttttgttaagagaataataataattatattgtttGTTTCTAGTGTTAAATTGAAGAGAGAATAAGGAGATATCGTTTCGTTTCACAAAAGAAATCCTTGAAAGTGCCTTTAATTTGCTAAAACGTGTTTTTTAGATAAAACCAATTTACTAGGCTTATCAATAATGCATTAAagaatcaataaaatatacttatactGTAACTTATACATTTTCATACCGTATGCATGCAATGGAGAACGAATTTCTAACGCAAGTAAcgaaacaatttacaaacgacaactaaaaataattaaatatgtgaTTGGAGAATCGTTTTTCTATGGCAAGTCAAGCTATATAATGTATTATTAACTTAACTTacaccacactcacacacatacatagcTATAGAAAgcaattaataacaattatatAGGCATAATGCAATTGGAAATGCTTCGAGTGGAAAGAAATCACCTAACAAATACTTGAATTAATCTAATCTTATCCTGAAGTAGAAGCAGCGCCAAAGGCTTCGTTTTGTGAACgtgttacaaataaaataaaaatttatgaaaatttaaaactcGTATTTATCTATGTACTTCAGAATTCATGATGTGCATTGCAATGCCATGTAAGTTTAATAACAGTCTAGTTATATGGCGAGACTTCTCTTCGAGTTTGCCCGCATTGCAaagaacataaaaattaatcaaaatacaAATCGTGTTTTCTCATCTTCATTATTGAATGGAAATCTCGCTCGTGGTTTTATCCGCATTTATGCTACGATCCATCGATCCTTTTTCGCGGGCTCCGAGTATTGTTTCAAGGATAATATTCTTGGTACTGTTCATAGTGTCTTCGAAAAACTTGGCGTCTGCGTGCTTCTCCTCGGTGATATATTCCAGCTTCTCTGTCAGCATTGTGATTTTCTCCTTGGCCAGTTCAAGGCTGAAATATTACGAGAATAAAAGCAGTTGAAGtatgttatttaaaatttgttcataatttatataattattttggtACAACGTACGAACGATAGTTATTTAATGAAGAGATGATACTTCTACTTACTTATTCTTGAGATCCTCTATTTTGGCCTCAGGCTGTGCGGTCGAGTTAAGAGTTGTGGTGGATTGGAACTGGGACTGGTTTTCAAAGCAGAAGGAACCAATCGATCCGTTAAGAGAAGTGCGACTCAGCGAACTGGCGTAGTCGGCCATTCGCTGGGTGCGCTTCTTCTTGTCGGACTGCACATCGAGTTCCTTCTCTAGATCCCTGATCTTAACTTCCAGACGGCCGATACGGGTCTTTAGCTTGCCGATCTGCTCCTGAGCAGCCTCGTTCTTCGCTCTCTCCGTCTCCAGACGGTCTCCCAGGGATTTGGTGAGCATTATTAGTTGGTTCTTCTCCACCTCGAGGGCATCCAGGATACCCACAAATTCCTCCTGCAGAATGTGATTTAGCAATTGAATAGCTTCTTTAATCTACGCATTTTTACCTTTCGAAACTCGCGACAAGAGAAGAGGAATCCGCCGGAGAGGGCGCGCAGGTCCATTTCCAGCTTCTTGATCATGTCCTGCAGACTGGCCATAGCCACATCCTTCTGCTTGACCACCGTCTGAAGATCCAGATGCATGCCGCTCAGCTCTTCCATTTGTCGGCGCGAAAGATCCCGCTCCTCGGTCACCCGGATGAGTTCGCCACGCATGTCGTCCAGACGGCTCTCGTACTGAATCCTCTGCCGGTTCAGTTTGTCATTCATGGTATTGATATTGACGCCATTGAAATCGGTCTGTTCCTCCAGCTCATTGGATCGAATCTTGTACTTGTTCATCTCCTCGTTGAGGTTCTTGTTCCTTACCTTTAGGGCGAGAGTCTTGCTGCGCTGCTCCTCGAGTTGACTTTGCAGGCTAAGGATCTCCTTCTCCAGCGCTTCCACTTTGGCTCGGTGAAGAATCTCACTTTTACGCACTCCCGGTGTGAAGCGATCGAAGCTAGCAGTTGTGGCTCCGCCGCCATCGCCTCCCCCTAATCTCTCTGAGCTGGCATGATGTGATCGGCAGTTGCCGCTGACCAAGTCCAGATCTGAGCCCAACGGCACTGGAGCATATTCGGTGCGATCTACGGCTCGGTCCTCGTAGAAATCCAATCGAGCCTTGAGCTCCTGCACTTTCTGGGTCAGAGTAATGATCTGCTGGGCACGACCACGCCAATTGGCCTGATTGAGGTTGTTAGCCAGGATGTTGATGTTGCAGCTCTCGCCGATCTCGTGCTGCAAGCACTTTTGGGCCAGTTTCAGTTGGCTTTGTAACTCAGTGTTCCTGTTTCGCGTCTCGAAGAGCTTCTGCTGCATACTGTTGATCTTGGCCTGGAGCTCATCGGCGGAGCAGCCCTTCTTTAGGAGATCCTGGTTCTGCTGCAGCTTCTCCTCGTGGGTACGCAGATCCTTCTCCAGCTTTTCGATCTGGGCATCCTTCTTACCCAGCCGATTTTTTGCCTGCTCCAATTCGGCACGCATCTGGCGGTTCTTCTTGCTCAGTTCGAGGATTTTGGTGCCCGCAATGGAGGAGTTACATCGCAGTTCATCAATGGGCACCGAGTTGAGCACCTCGTTGAGCGAATCAACCGATTTCTTCAAGTCGAATATCTCCAGATTCTTCTCCTGAATGGCCTGGGCCAGTGACTGCTTCTCCTGCTCGCACTCGGATAGCTTCCTGCGCAGCTTTTTGGACTCCGGCTTTGGTGGCTTCGGTTTCACCGCCGTGGTTGTCAGCACCACATGGGCAGCTGCCATGGCTTCATGGTCATGCCGACGGCGCGCGGAGCGGTCCAATTTGCACCCGAGAAGCTCCTGATCTGGATGGGCTAAGTACTCATCCGGCAAAGTCTCCATCACAATGGCTTCTATTTGttcacataaaaatatacacaattGAATCTAACAATTTCGTTGGCTGAGCAGAAATAATTTATACGTGTGTCTGTTCGGTGttactaaaatattcaaattttgaCTGTCAGCAGTAGTTCCTACGTTCTTAAAACTGTTCCCTCTTTTTGAAACAGACAAATCAAAGGCAAGTGACTTTGAAGCAAAATTGTAGCTCTAATTAGGACTTTAAATATaatcatataatatataatcattcagcaaaaaattcatttcggtctttttaagtaatttttgaaaccctgtcTTGTAATTTAGATTTAAACTTTCATTCTCTTCCACATACAAAAACTAAATCACCTTTTTAACATGTCGGTTTACTTCTGaatttttgcatataaaaataaacaggaaaaataaaatagctaAAGGGACAATACTAATTATAAACTTGTGGTAGTAACTagcaatataaaaataaataaatatctattTTGTGCTTTAGTGCCGAAAAATATGCTCATACCCAAGCTCAAAAGCATAAAGACAGCTAAAGCATGCCAACCACAGCCTTTCAgcttaatattaaaaatatattataataatattaataacattaCGGTTtacatgaaatttaaaaatgtttgcatcTGTTTTCTAGCTAGTTGCGGATTTATCTAGCTATTTATTTTGTGGCGCGAGTTGGCAGTGCAGCT
This genomic interval from Drosophila teissieri strain GT53w chromosome 3L, Prin_Dtei_1.1, whole genome shotgun sequence contains the following:
- the LOC122615482 gene encoding uncharacterized protein LOC122615482 produces the protein MFYYCCCRQQFVVILICLLYILLVLAFFVNVFIADRNMHANLMMRNGRHGVHGGGGGVPPPAGMHPGHHNPYDMHGYNHYSNYHPQVDSKQQQELAKKTPQQQAEQDIYYYFNHVFRRRRR
- the LOC122615480 gene encoding coiled-coil domain-containing protein 13, with translation METLPDEYLAHPDQELLGCKLDRSARRRHDHEAMAAAHVVLTTTAVKPKPPKPESKKLRRKLSECEQEKQSLAQAIQEKNLEIFDLKKSVDSLNEVLNSVPIDELRCNSSIAGTKILELSKKNRQMRAELEQAKNRLGKKDAQIEKLEKDLRTHEEKLQQNQDLLKKGCSADELQAKINSMQQKLFETRNRNTELQSQLKLAQKCLQHEIGESCNINILANNLNQANWRGRAQQIITLTQKVQELKARLDFYEDRAVDRTEYAPVPLGSDLDLVSGNCRSHHASSERLGGGDGGGATTASFDRFTPGVRKSEILHRAKVEALEKEILSLQSQLEEQRSKTLALKVRNKNLNEEMNKYKIRSNELEEQTDFNGVNINTMNDKLNRQRIQYESRLDDMRGELIRVTEERDLSRRQMEELSGMHLDLQTVVKQKDVAMASLQDMIKKLEMDLRALSGGFLFSCREFRKEEFVGILDALEVEKNQLIMLTKSLGDRLETERAKNEAAQEQIGKLKTRIGRLEVKIRDLEKELDVQSDKKKRTQRMADYASSLSRTSLNGSIGSFCFENQSQFQSTTTLNSTAQPEAKIEDLKNNLELAKEKITMLTEKLEYITEEKHADAKFFEDTMNSTKNIILETILGAREKGSMDRSINADKTTSEISIQ